TTTAGACGTTGTAAGATGCTTCTTTATTACACGTTACTTATTTCAAACAACTTTTCCTACACAATAAATTATCTATTCTTGCCATATGTTGGTGGATGATTAACAACATATTTTCCTTGTTTATTCTGTCTACTTAGATAATGTGGGTCTAGAAAGGGGAGGAATGGTTAATAAAGCCTGTAGACGTTTTATCTAACTATGTTTCTAGAAATTATGATCAATCAGCTAATgcaacaacaaatgaaatagCAGTTGCATTATTATGTAGTTAAGTTCCATTAACTCATGGATTATGGACTCAGGGTCATCATTTCATACTACACCTTCcttaaaattattatctaaCTATGTTTCTGGAAATTTTGGGAAGATTTACCTTGCAGATGGAAAATCTCTTGATTTTGTGGGAATAGATGATATTAATTAACAATAGAACCTCTAATGAAAGTGTGTGTGGACTTTGAATAATGTCATACATATTCCTGCCTTAAAGAGAAACTTAATATCTATAGGGTAGTTGGATGATGAGAGACATTACACCACTTTTGAAAATGGATATTGGaaggaaatgaaaagaaatctTGTTGTTGCTCGTGGAAAGAAGCAAGGATCTCTTTACACGATTGCATATGAGGATATGATATCAATTGCAGAAGTTGGCAATAGTTCCTCTTTGTGGCATCAAAGGCTTGGACATATGAGTGAGAAATGAAACATGTTGATGTTGGACCTTGTGAACATGGTATCTTTGGAAAGCTAAAAAAAGTTAGCTTCTCCAAAACATGTAAGATGTCTAAAGTTGAAAGACTAGAATTGGTGCATACAGATGTTTAAGGGCTAACTCCAGTGAAATCCCTTGGCGGTTCACAATATTATGCAACCTTCATTGATGATTCTACAAGAAAAGTATGGGTATAATTTCTTAAGATTAAATCTAATGTCATTTTTGTGTTTAAAAGGTGGAAAAAGGAGGTTAAGGCTCAAACACgtttaaatgttaaatgtttGAAGTCTAATAATGGCGGAGAATATGACCATGGTGAATTCAAGAATTTTTGTTCAGATAACAGGATTAGAATGATCAAGATAATTCTAGGAACATCTAAACAAAACGATATGGCAGAAAGAATGAATAGAACCTTGAATGCAAGATGTATAAGAATCTAGTCAACACTACCCAAGTATTTTGGGtatcttataaatagaggaccaTTTGTTCCTTTAGATTATAAGTTACCGGAAGAGGTGTGGTCTGGAAATTAGGTAAGTCTTTCAAACTTGAAAGTCTTTGGTTGtgcttcatatattttattggaCTCTAATAACATAGATAAATTGGACCCTAAGGCAAAACGATGTTATTTCATTGGCTATGAATTTGACATGTATGACTACAAATTTTGGGATGaccaaaataagaaaattatcaaAAGTAAAAATGTTCCTTTTAATGAAAACATGTTCTATAAAGACAAGACTACATAATTGGTAAATGCACAGCCATAGCAAGTATCATTAGAAGAAATTTCAGAGAGTGATGTAGTCAACAAAAGACAAAATACATAGGTAGAGCTTGAGACAAAACCAGAACACATACTAGAGTTAGAAACTCCGTAAGTCATGATTAGGAGATCTAGCAAAACAATTGTAGCACCACAAAGGTATTCTCCTTCATTACATTAATTGTCGATTGATAATAGTGCACCAGAGCATTTTGTTGAGGCTATGTAGGGAGATGAATATGTTAAGTGGGACGTAGTAATGAAATATGAGATAATGTCTcttcaaaagaataaaacatggTCTTTAACCATGCTACTAGAAGGAAAGAAGGTTTTTCAAAATAGATGGGTCTATAGGTTAAAAGAAGAACCAAGCAGTAATAGAAGATATAAGGTTAGACTCATAGTAAAAGGTTTCCAACATAAATAGGGTATTGACTTCACAAAAATTTTCTCTTCTATTGTCAAGATGACTACCATTAGAATTATCTTGAGTATAGAAGCTGCAGGAAATATTCATCTAGAGTAGTTAGATGTCAAAACTGCATTCCTACATGGGGATCTTGGGGGAGGAAATATTTATGGCACAACCATAAGGTTTTGAAGCACAAGGCAAGAAGAATCTTGTATGCAAGCTTCATAGAAACTAGTATGGATTAAAATAGGCACCGAGACAATGGTACAAGAAGTTTAATGAGTTTATGAGAAACTTAGGTTTTCACATATGTGAAGAAGATCATTATCGTTATGTGAGAAAAATATGTTGACAGTTATATCATCCTTGCTTTATATGTTGATTGCATGAGCTAATATGACATAAATTAACAAATTGAAGAAACAATTGtcagaaaattttgaaataaaagatcTTGGCTCAACCAAACAAATTCTTGGTATGAGAATTTCTAGGGATAGATCTGAAGGTATTTTGAACTTATGTCAGGAGAAATATATAGGAAAATTGCTTAGCAGATTTAATGTTGGAAATACTAAAACCAAGAATACACCTTTTGGGAACTTActtaaagttttcaaaaggaaaatCTTCTCAAACAGATGAAGAAGAATCTTACATGTCTAAAGTTCCATATGCATCTAGAGTAGAAAGCTTGATGTATGTTATGGTTTGCACCAAACCTGACATAACACATGTATTGGAATTTATGAGTAGGTTTCTATCAAATCCCAAAAATAAGCATTAGGAAGGTGTGAAATGGACATTGAGATATTTGAGGGGCACTTCAAATATGAATTTGTCTTTTAGAAGAAGCAATCTTACTTTACAAGGGTTCTCTTATGCAGACTTGGGAGGAGATCTGGATGGTAGAAAAAGCACAACAAGTTACATTTTTATGTTGGGTGGTACAACTATCAGTTGGAAGTCAAGGAAGAGTCTCCCTCTTAATCACTGAAATTGAGTATGTAGCTATCTTAGAAGCAGCGAAGGAGATAATATGGTTGAAGAACCTTctaaaaaaattaggaaaaaagCAAGATGACCCTTCATCATTCAGTGATAGTCAAAGTGTTACATATCTTGCTAAAAATCCGGTTCTTCATTCTATATGCAAACACATTGAATTGAAGTATCATTTTATTAGAAACCTGGAGACTTGTCTTTGTCGAAGATTACAAGTGCAGCAGAGAATCCAGCTAATATGTTGACCAAGACTGTCACAACAAATAAGTTAAGGCTTTGTATTGCCTCAACTGGCCTTCAAGAGTAATTGATGATGAATGCAACTAGATAATGTAAATCAAGCTTCAAGTGAGAGAATTATTAGTATTGTAGAGCTTAATTTAGTCCCACATCGCTTAATACTATGAGATGTTGTTCTCTATTAAGCTATATAAGCAACCCTTTGTAAAGGTTGAAAGATAcaccaaaataaatatacttcCTACTATAGTTGTGGACGTAAGCATTTGTACGCTGAATCACATTAAATTATTGTGTCAtttatttctctctttcctCTTTTATTGTCTTGTTCCTAACAAGTGGTATCACCCTTGAGGGAGAGAATTGTTGAGAATCCAAGTGAGACCAAATCCCACATTaggtagaaatgagaaagtggaGCAACATATAAAGgtgaagacccattaacccattattttaaggttttgggtagagagtggtaACAATtctttatatgattaaatttaaatctcaTTGATATTGTGTCTTCTCATTAAACTCCCTATGCTATAAACCTAACATTTGTTACAAGTTCTATTCATTCTTCTTCCAAAACTACATTACACCAATAAATTCATATTGAGATTTAGTGAGTACAAAGTGACCGCTTATAAACCAAGAAACCATAGGTCAACTTTAACTATCAAAAGTGAAATTAGTAAATATCAATTGAAtgttgttttataatttaaacattttactGACTTTCTTTGCATAGAAGTCTTTGCTTTCCAAATGTTGATGCACATGTATTTGGTGTGAAATCTAGtttgcatatttacttttctatATTCCAAGGTGttattattaaacatattttaaaaccataattagtataaaatacAAGAACCACaaagtaataaatttacttATCAAAACTATAGAACAGGATATTAAGGCATTTTGAGATATACaacaataaaatcatttatcaaGAGTTTGCATAAAgccttaataaaataaaaaatcataatattaaacTGTTTGtaattcattcatatatatatatatatatatatatatatatatatatatatatatatatatatatattctttatttattttccttgtaTCTTCacatttatagtttttaaaatattcgatATCTACATAATATTTGAACATATTtaaatcttctcttaaattaatgtttatatacttttttttatatcaaatctaataacattattttattaaacatatcatatattattaaaaacgAAATCTATTCAATATTCTTAAATTATGTAaaaccaataataaaaaatacttaactcataataatatttttttgaaaatatgcattattatttaaattataaactattaaTCGTCAAATATTATCTTACACTTTACTATTTATAAATctgtataaaataataattttgacctttattaatttcttttaaataaaaataataaaagtataaaagaaaaaaaaaggagaagcACATGTGTGATTAGTTGAGAGTATAAtttactaaaaatttaaaaaaaaaaaaaaacctttattttttttctctggtTTCGGTGGAATTCGAGCGAAAGCAGAGTCAAAGCAGCATCCATCGAACAGTTGAGTTGAGTCACAAAAAATACGATGACATTGGTTGACGAGGTGGAGGTGGAAGTGGATGTGGAGGTGGAGGCGTCGGTGCCAGTAAAGAAGGTGCCGTACGGTGACATATTCGAGGCGTCCCGCGCTGGCGACGTGGAGCGGCTCCGGTACCTGCTGGAGACAGGCGTGAACGTCAACGCGCGGGACCAGTGGGACTCGGTGGCCCTCTACTACGCCTGCTTGGTCGGCCACCTCGACGCTGCTCGAATGCTCCTTGAAAACGGTGCCATCTGCTCCGAACACACCTTTGACGGCGACCGCTGCCACTATGCCGCCCTCAATCTCAAGGTCCGGAAACTCCTTAAGGCATTTGAGGCGCGGCCACCGCCCTTGGAACCCTTACAGGCTGCTTTGCGTGACACCTTCCTCGCTTGTATGCTACTCTACTATCCAATTTCATTTCACACTTGTATAGACTCTAGGTTTAGGGTGTAAACTACTAATTTTTTCCACCCTTCCGCATAATTCAGCCTGCATAGCAGTGAAGCATTTTTCTAGTGAAAATTTAATTACTGGGTTCAAGTACCTGTAATGCATGCAATATTCACATAACTATAGATCAAGAAGTTTGCAAGAATTTGGAATGCGCtgtattgattaatttttgttgtacAATGATAGTGATACAGCTCAGATAGAGAGGTTTTGACGCAGCGtaggatttatttatttatttgttggtTTGTGCACACTCAAGGAAGACGTGTAAAACATGTAATTATAACATAATGTAATATCCTACCTAAATACAAAATCATATTGAAAATGCAAACCAGTATGCTAGCATCTAGGGTGACATATATAGGCAAAATATCCACAACCAAAGGGAAATTTCACCTACCACCAGTCCCAAGCTGACATTTTCAGACCAGAAAAACTAGAGTTTAATTACAGTTAAACCTAAACAGCGTCAAATCATTAAAACAGGGGCACAGTTACATGGACATAATGTAGAAACATCAAACACTGAATAGAAAACAAGCCAGTTATCACTCACCAAGATTGTAGGAGAGAAGAGTTCAGCCATAACTGAGATCAGCCAGTTAAACCCAGACTACCCAGCAACAACAAATGCAGGTTGCACTAGGGTTTGAGGTGAGAGTGAAGTTCAATGGGAAATTCAATCACGTAGGGAAAGAGATCAAATGGGATATCCTGGCTTCAGCTACACTTTGTCTTGTGTTTTCTTTCTCAGAAAAGTGAGTTGCTCCACCACTTAAATGTTATCTAGATTGGTCACAAAATTTAGCATATTTTACTGGTTACACAAACTCCCCGAACAAACCTTCCATTAACTCTCCAAATTGATTTCGTGTTTAGCTTTGAAGTATATGTGATCCATTGAAGAAGTTTTTGTTGAAAATTAGTGATGGAACAAGTCAAGGAGGATAATACCGCTCTAGTATCATGATGAGGAGAAAGAAACTGAGAAGGAATATAATGAATTTTGTGTGTTGTGTACACACATGAATATTCTTATTGATAATAAAGAAAAGATACAATAATAAGGAACAATCAATATCTAATAATGTGAAATATTTGGTAAGATATGCACTTATCAAATCATATCTCTATCAATGTAATCAAATCATATCTCATGACAATTTTGATCTGAGGTTCTTAACAGTCAGATTTGTGGGATACAAAATTTTCTATGAGAGGAGTCCTCCACTTCAAATGGGAATATGATAACAAAATTGTAATGCTAAGTAGAAAAGAAACAATGCGTGATATAACCTGTATTAGTGAATTTACttcattaaattttacttaGCTCCTGTTCTGAATTcttgaatttgttattttacACACTATTTATGTTGAACTGCCTGAATTGTGTGGTTTAATCAATGACATTGGATTAACTTTCATACTAATTTTAGAAAGTGTGGTTCTAGACCTAATTCAACCTCATGATACTGGCTTGCAAGGTGAAGTTCACCTACTTATATGCTACAATTTAACTATATCTCTAACCAATGTGGGATCTCCAACGGTCTCACCAAGAATTAAAAATCTCGAGCATTGTTCGAGAGCCAGTGGTGGATAGGTTCTACTAAAGGGGATCAATAAATGAGAATATGTACAGGAAATTAGTCATGAGCCAACTATACAAAAGAACATGACACCACTCTCAACCcaaaatcttaagacaacatgtcTTTGGGTCCTTGTATTTATATATTGCCTATCTCTTCTACATTGTAAGCTGTCCCTTGGTGGAAGCTGTGAGTACTTTTAGTGTGAATTACCCATGTTGTCTGAACTAGACGTACTTGTCCGTCATtaggttgaatttgattttaatacACATGAATATTCTTATTTATAGTGAAGAAGAGATACaataataaggaaaaaaatCAGTATCCACTGATGGAAAATATTTTGTAagatatttttgtatgaaatcATATTATATCACCCTATTTAATGTTGgtaaatcatatatttaacataatcaaCTGATATATTTAACATTGGTTTCTAGATATAATTAACTTATCAAATACATGGAAGGATAAAAATGATTCTTGAATTGGTAAAATACCTATCATATGATTGATAGAGCGTGTTTTGGAGAAATAATTGCTTTTAAAAAGTAGGTTCACTAACTTTATTGTTTGCTAGGCATGCTAGAGGTAGACTTTGAATAATACAGATTTAGAACTGAACTACTAAAACTCTTAATTGACTTGTAAAGAAGTTGTGTTAGGAAACATCCCCCTATAACTCAGGTTTACTTTCATAAGAAAGCCTTGAAAATAAGAATAAGTTAATTATCCTTGTATTTATTGTTACCTAGAAAAGTAGGAATAAGTAAgttatcctttttatttttgtttatttagaaaacaGGAATAAGTTAGTTATCTTTCTACAGTCGtctatctatatctatatccTTAGGAAAAGAGGGGAAGGGAGCCACTGTATATAGGAGGTCGGCAGAACTGAGAGAGGAAATTGGGCATTCTAGTTTGCCTGCATAATCAGGAAGGTGAATCCCTTGTTTACAAGGGAACTCAATTGGAAgttctttctcttttacttCTCATCCATTTATTTCATAGTAAATAAAGGTTCCCTATTCTTACCAAGCATTTATTGATAGGCGTTGGATCTCTATCATGATGTCATTGGTTGTAgcaattgttttattttttttccccAAAAAATAATGATGTCTGCATACATAGGCTGGGACTCAATATTATCATGATTGAATAGGTGTTTCATCCACTCAGGGGTCCATTTGCTGCCACTTCCCTCCAGATGTAGTATTTATTGTACAAGGAAAACGTATTCAAACTCACAGAGTCATATTAAGTGCAAGATCAccatttttcaagaaaaagttTACTGCTGATTGGAAGGATCGCAATGAAGTTAGATTCTCAAAGGAAAAATTGTCATATCCTGCACTTTATAGCCTTATACACTTCTTTTATTCAGACAGATTAGAGATTGCCATTGATGATATGGAGGATCTTGTGAGAATCTGCAAAGTATGCAGATGTGAATCACTGCATAAAGTTATTGAGAAAGAACTAATTCATCAAAAATATGCAGACTATAAATCGTTGGGAAATGTAGATAATTCTCAGAAACGGTATATTTTACAAGGTCTATCCCTTCCTGAAGAAGACAGGCTTCCTGCTGCCTTGCATCGAATCCTTCTAACTGCCCTTTCAAATTCAACCCATGAAAGTGGTCAAGAAGATAAATTGATTTCTATGATGGATGCCATGCAGATGGCCAAATCTGTGGATGATCTTGCTGATGTTTGTGTAAAAGTTGATAGAAATATTTTCCGCTGTCATCAAGTTATTCTAGCATCCAGGTCAGAATACTTCAGAGCAAGATTATCACATATGAAGAACTTCAATGAGGGGAAACATGACTTATCTGTTGACACTCTTCCTTGTGTAGAAGAACATGACTTAAGCAAGGAAGCttttgagaaaatgattgaataTATGTAAGTTTCTTCCCTCGATATAAAATGtggaaattgaaaatatttgagGGATTTCATGTGGCACTATTGCCATGGTAAGCTGAGGATATTCTATAGAGTCTGGTTTGTCTGATTTATATGTGACTTAAATGCTTTACAATGAGGATATTGCATGCTTATGTCTAGAGATTCaccttttttaatatatatatatatatatatatgtgtgtgtgtgtgtgtgtgtgtgtgtgtgtgtgtgtgtgtgtgtgtgtgtgtgtgtgtgtgtgtgtgtgtgtgtgtgtttagtTTGACTACTAGGTAATGTGAGACTTTTGGCATGCCAAAACAAATTGAAAGTAGGAATTATTACTAAATAGACAAACAAAATCAATTGTTGTATTCATACTGGATGTTTCTTAAGTAGTGTTCTGGTTGAGTCCAATTAGTTTGagattgattaataaaacctGTTTATATTGCTTTAGTTTTATGAAGATTGCTTTGGTGCTAGGTCATTTAtgtattatattgttttatgcttttgttgccTTTTTTGGAGTGCGTTTACCTTGATGAAGTTTCTTTAATAATGTAGTTTGTATATATAACATCAATTTTCCGTTCAAAAAGATATTTTCATGGATTGAATTGTCCCTTGTTGGACCAGGTACACTGATCGTTTGCAGGACATAAATCCAGATCAGGTTTGTATACACCCATATAACTTATGTGATAGTGGTTTGTCCCTCTGTCATCtaatattaatatgttttgAACAGGCTGAAGAAATGTTTGATGTTGCTTCTAGATATTTATTGTTTCCTCTCAAGCGTGCAGTCGCTGATGTCTTGTTGCCACACTTGGAAATGGTTTCACTTGATGAACATTGCCATTGGTTAATACTAGCAGACATGTATTTGCTTTTCTGCCAATCTCCCTCCATTTTATATTAATGCATACcaatataattatttcattgaTATTTGCATGAAAGGACGGATGGGATCTACGAAACATGAACTCCAACATAGACATGAGCTCCAACATAGACATAAACACTCTTGcgcaattaatatataaaatgtgaGGCACTATTACACCGTGCACAATCACCTAACTGAAATGAAATgtgtaacaataaaatatttaaattgataatCAATATTTGTATATTCATGTATATCTATCTTATTCTTATAATATTGAGCCTCAGTAAAGAATATTAGTAGACATTACAATGAAACAACATACTACtttacaaaaattacaaaaataagagGATAAATGGTGTATTTACCTTCTCAAACTTACTTTCTATGTCTTTTCTATGATAACTACAGAAGAGGGGttgcttttttttatattttaacctGACTTTTGTAGaagattgaaataaatatattttcaataacatTAGTGTGTGCACCAGTGAGGACTATATCTTCCTTTGTTTAGCCCTGTAAAAAGAGTCTAACCAAGAAAGATATTGGaggaaatataaaatttagagaGACCTTATGGTAAATAATATCTGTTTAGCCTCTTAGAGTAAATGTTAGGAGGACAATACTTACCTGTGTGCGCTCAAGGTCTTTGATGATATTAGTCATTGGTTTCGGCAATAAGTAATATATACCAATAACATggttaaaacaaattgtttCATGTGATCCATGTAGCTGACATCACTGTGGCTTGCGGGATAAGGCATCTTTTGTCCATTCCTATGGATTGAACTATGTAGAGGTGTTGACTGAAGTATTCAAGCTGAAAAGATAATCTTTTTATTGGACACTTAATGAGAAGTGTTTAACACTAGTCACTGACAGGTGTTGGTGTTGAAAATGTGTTCTGCATTGTGACACTTCAAATAGGAGAAACTTTTGTGCTTCATGGGAAGAAATTCTTCCTTGACTCTTATGTTTTTGTTACATTTTGATGATTAAGGAGAAAATATAGTTGATAAGCTACAATAtgatattgtaattaattacaaGTGTGTTGTTATAAGCTGTTAGAAGATTTTAGAGATCTTTTTGTAATCTTTACTTTAGGGTTAGCATTCTTTATATATAGAGAGGCTGATTTACtgtttaaaattcaattcaataaaaatattttctcattgACTTTAATCTTTTTCAAGTTATTTATAGGATTGTTTCAATACTTTTCAAATCTCATGCTGTACTACTTgccttaaagtttattttagacTCTACTTGTGTTTGTACAGCTTATTAAGATAAGTTCTACTTGACTAAAATCCTTTAT
This Vigna angularis cultivar LongXiaoDou No.4 chromosome 4, ASM1680809v1, whole genome shotgun sequence DNA region includes the following protein-coding sequences:
- the LOC108332047 gene encoding BTB/POZ domain-containing protein At2g04740 isoform X1, which codes for MTLVDEVEVEVDVEVEASVPVKKVPYGDIFEASRAGDVERLRYLLETGVNVNARDQWDSVALYYACLVGHLDAARMLLENGAICSEHTFDGDRCHYAALNLKVRKLLKAFEARPPPLEPLQAALRDTFLACVSSTQGSICCHFPPDVVFIVQGKRIQTHRVILSARSPFFKKKFTADWKDRNEVRFSKEKLSYPALYSLIHFFYSDRLEIAIDDMEDLVRICKVCRCESLHKVIEKELIHQKYADYKSLGNVDNSQKRYILQGLSLPEEDRLPAALHRILLTALSNSTHESGQEDKLISMMDAMQMAKSVDDLADVCVKVDRNIFRCHQVILASRSEYFRARLSHMKNFNEGKHDLSVDTLPCVEEHDLSKEAFEKMIEYMYTDRLQDINPDQAEEMFDVASRYLLFPLKRAVADVLLPHLEMVSLDEHCHWLILADMYGVFKIREYCLDTIACNFETFADSKEFRAMLLTLPPPSGDSSLRTTVPSIPGSPLNTDQGNLLDDLREKWLAIEAAELDKRDESALQFDKRLEMLMLVAEQEQSSDNTDSDYTRAFLPNHYPDLK
- the LOC108332047 gene encoding BTB/POZ domain-containing protein At2g04740 isoform X2 encodes the protein MPPSISRSGNSLRHLRRGHRPWNPYRLLCVTPSSLGSICCHFPPDVVFIVQGKRIQTHRVILSARSPFFKKKFTADWKDRNEVRFSKEKLSYPALYSLIHFFYSDRLEIAIDDMEDLVRICKVCRCESLHKVIEKELIHQKYADYKSLGNVDNSQKRYILQGLSLPEEDRLPAALHRILLTALSNSTHESGQEDKLISMMDAMQMAKSVDDLADVCVKVDRNIFRCHQVILASRSEYFRARLSHMKNFNEGKHDLSVDTLPCVEEHDLSKEAFEKMIEYMYTDRLQDINPDQAEEMFDVASRYLLFPLKRAVADVLLPHLEMVSLDEHCHWLILADMYGVFKIREYCLDTIACNFETFADSKEFRAMLLTLPPPSGDSSLRTTVPSIPGSPLNTDQGNLLDDLREKWLAIEAAELDKRDESALQFDKRLEMLMLVAEQEQSSDNTDSDYTRAFLPNHYPDLK
- the LOC108332047 gene encoding BTB/POZ domain-containing protein At2g04740 isoform X3 produces the protein MTLVDEVEVEVDVEVEASVPVKKVPYGDIFEASRAGDVERLRYLLETGVNVNARDQWDSVALYYACLVGHLDAARMLLENGAICSEHTFDGDRCHYAALNLKVRKLLKAFEARPPPLEPLQAALRDTFLACVSSTQGSICCHFPPDVVFIVQGKRIQTHRVILSARSPFFKKKFTADWKDRNEVRFSKEKLSYPALYSLIHFFYSDRLEIAIDDMEDLVRICKVCRCESLHKVIEKELIHQKYADYKSLGNVDNSQKRYILQGLSLPEEDRLPAALHRILLTALSNSTHESGQEDKLISMMDAMQMAKSVDDLADVCVKVDRNIFRCHQVILASRSEYFRARLSHMKNFNEGKHDLSVDTLPCVEEHDLSKEAFEKMIEYMYTDRLQDINPDQVWCFQDSGVLS